GGCGATCTGACGTACCCCATCGACGCGGCGGCCGGACGACCGGCCGCCGCGTCGGCGTGCTCCCGGGGTGGTGTGCACGCCAGCGGCGGTGATGGTGCGAGGCTTGGGGCGGACGCCGCCGACGGGGCCGGCGACCGCCGTGGGAGGTGTGATGGCCGAGCCGCCGACCGGGGCGTCCGCGCACCGCGCGCAGGCGCACGGCCGGCACGCCAACCACCGCAGCTACCACGACGGCGCGCAGGTCGACGGGTACGTCGACGACCCGTACCACCGGGTGCGCCGGGGCGTCGCGGCCCGGTTGGTGGCCGACGGGGTGACCGGCGGCGGGCCGGTGCTGGAGTTGGGCTGCGGGCCGCGCGCCATGCTCGACCCGGCAGCGCTGTCCGGCCCGCTCGTGCTCGCCGACATGGCCGAGACGGCGCTGGGCACGGCCCGGCGGGCGGCCGGCGGCCGGGCGCTGCCGGTCTGCCTGGACGCCACCCGCGGGCTGCCGTTCCGGGCGGGCAGCTTCGCCGGGTTGCTCGCCGGTGAGCTGATCGAGCACGTCTACGACCCGCTGGCGCTGCTGCGGGAGTGTCACCGGGTGCTGGCCCCGGACGGCCTGCTGGTGCTCACCACGCCGAACCTGGCCCCGGCGCAGGACCGGTTGGCGTTCCTCGCCGGGCGGGCACCGCGCCAGGTCGACCCGCTGCACCCCTACCTGTGGCTGCACATCCGCCCGTTCACCGCGTCGCTGCTGCGTCGGGCCTTGCGTCGGGCCGGGTTCACCCCGCTGGCGATGCGCTCCAACGAGGTCGGCTGGCGGCTGCCGGGCGGGCGGTGGGTCTCCTCGCGGTGGCTGGCCCGGGCGGCCCCGGGGCTCGGCGGATCGCTGATCTGCGCGGCCCGGCGGCGCGCCGCGCCGCCACCGCCCGGAAACAGCGCGTGATTACGCATTGACAAAGGGCTATCATGGAGGCTCTGTCGTGGACCGGGGGATGTCATGGCGCGCCTGCTCGGCTGGGTCGTCAGCAGTCTCGACGCGTTCATCGGTCTGGTGCTGGCGGTCACGGTGGCCGTCCTCGGCCTGACCAACACGGTCGGCCAGGACGTGGTCAACAGCGCCATCCTGCTGGTCCTCGCCCTGCTCGCGCAGGCGGTGCTGCGTGACCGGCTGCGCCGTCGCACCGCCGAGCAGGAGGTCCGTCAGGTCATCGTGGACACCCGGGAGCGGCTCACCGCCCTGGCGCCGTCGATGCGGGAGCTGACCGGCCCGGAGGGCACCCTGAGCCGGGCCCGGGAGGCGATCCACAGCTCGTCGATGGTGCGCGTGCTGCACGGCAGCGAGGTCGGCCAGGCGCTCGACGAGGCACGTCAGCACACCGACAGGTGGGACTTCAAGGGCGGCACTGGCACCTACCTCCGCGCGGTCACGCTGCCGGAGTGCGTGAAGCACGCCCGCCGCCGCAACGCCACCCTCACCCTCGCCGTCGAGATCATCGACCCGACCGACGAGGAGGTCTGCGAGCGGTACGCGCGGTTCCGGCGCAGCCTGGAGTCGGGCGAGTCGGCGAAACCGGTCGAGCCGTGG
The genomic region above belongs to Micromonospora sp. WMMD1128 and contains:
- a CDS encoding class I SAM-dependent methyltransferase translates to MAEPPTGASAHRAQAHGRHANHRSYHDGAQVDGYVDDPYHRVRRGVAARLVADGVTGGGPVLELGCGPRAMLDPAALSGPLVLADMAETALGTARRAAGGRALPVCLDATRGLPFRAGSFAGLLAGELIEHVYDPLALLRECHRVLAPDGLLVLTTPNLAPAQDRLAFLAGRAPRQVDPLHPYLWLHIRPFTASLLRRALRRAGFTPLAMRSNEVGWRLPGGRWVSSRWLARAAPGLGGSLICAARRRAAPPPPGNSA